One part of the Halobacteriovorax vibrionivorans genome encodes these proteins:
- a CDS encoding U32 family peptidase C-terminal domain-containing protein: MKDAKNTRWVPELLAPAGSLEKLKVAISYGADAVYLGGQKYGLRQAADNFTIEEIREGVEFAHAHGSCVYVVLNSFFHDKDFDGLLDFIQELDAVKIDAVIVSDPGVINYIAENTNLEIHLSTQASCLNVESAKLWKKLGVTRIVLGREVSIADAKMIKEEAGVEIEMFVHGSMCMAYSGNCVISNYTQGRDSNRGGCAHSCRFEYKIDDGKKELNSYFMSSKDLEGIRLLQDFIDAGIDSLKVEGRMKSPMYAGTISMVYSQALAYYKEHGNFLSEDLLKWEEELTKVTHRAYTQASLVEEADESSIYNDREHEEKTYRAIGKVAQVVKDEFIVVDVKSAFEIGESLEILPFNDSHVEVNISHIKNLAGQDFSRTRPGALFKIPYVDGVDINNLVRARVTN, translated from the coding sequence ATGAAAGATGCAAAAAACACCAGATGGGTACCTGAGCTTTTAGCTCCAGCAGGAAGCCTTGAGAAATTAAAAGTCGCCATTAGTTATGGTGCAGATGCTGTCTACTTAGGCGGGCAGAAATATGGACTACGCCAAGCCGCGGATAATTTTACTATTGAAGAAATCCGAGAAGGTGTTGAATTTGCTCATGCGCATGGCTCATGTGTTTATGTCGTTCTAAATTCTTTCTTTCACGATAAAGACTTTGACGGGCTATTGGATTTTATTCAAGAGCTTGACGCTGTTAAAATTGATGCCGTTATCGTTTCTGACCCTGGTGTTATTAATTATATCGCAGAAAATACTAATCTAGAGATTCATTTATCAACACAGGCCAGTTGCTTAAATGTTGAAAGTGCTAAGCTTTGGAAGAAGCTTGGTGTTACGAGAATTGTTCTCGGACGTGAAGTCTCAATTGCTGATGCAAAGATGATCAAAGAAGAGGCCGGTGTTGAAATTGAAATGTTCGTACACGGATCAATGTGCATGGCCTACTCTGGAAATTGTGTTATCTCAAATTATACGCAAGGCCGTGATTCAAATCGTGGTGGTTGTGCCCATAGTTGTCGCTTTGAGTATAAGATTGATGATGGGAAGAAAGAACTTAATAGCTATTTTATGAGCTCAAAAGATTTGGAAGGGATTAGACTTCTTCAAGACTTTATTGATGCTGGAATCGACTCTCTGAAAGTCGAAGGTCGTATGAAATCACCAATGTATGCAGGTACCATTTCAATGGTCTACTCTCAGGCCCTTGCTTACTATAAAGAGCATGGAAACTTCTTAAGTGAAGACCTTTTAAAATGGGAAGAGGAGCTAACTAAAGTTACTCACCGAGCATATACTCAAGCATCTTTAGTTGAAGAAGCTGATGAGAGCTCTATTTATAATGATCGTGAACACGAAGAGAAGACATATCGAGCTATTGGAAAGGTTGCTCAAGTTGTAAAAGATGAGTTTATCGTTGTTGATGTAAAGAGTGCATTTGAGATAGGGGAGTCTTTAGAGATTCTTCCGTTTAATGATTCTCACGTCGAAGTAAATATTAGTCACATTAAAAATCTTGCAGGACAGGACTTCAGTCGCACTCGCCCTGGTGCCTTATTTAAGATTCCATACGTTGATGGGGTTGATATTAATAATCTCGTACGTGCAAGGGTTACTAATTAA
- a CDS encoding peptidase U32 family protein — translation MKAITYISHIDELESLDTSKFSEVILATRLFSQVGKLTIDEMLEIIEKCKAQKVKYTLEWDILMTESRFKMYREQFKKYADLGFSSIRLRDPGAINFILNSYENLSIDLLLDTGGHHNIKAIKVWKNLVGDRLRKIILSIELSSNVVKEFCQEIKSWGVKTELLVLGRILLFYTPRNLVSPLYTDEDLEEFENNGKYIEVAGSSEESPHKGFPIIENQHGTFMFNTKDQYLLEYLDEIEECGVDDIRIDVRHLDKESKSVVDKTISLCENFNKEEAKEFKNQYPNSTTRGFFHVNKSDVLFKKLKNKRVQREDQGFIGEVVDVVKKSHIAILVKGMRNEDIALKVGDELRLSTPDGKEKFTKIHKLTQTNGKEVQDVKTGELILIPHVSGISVKTMAYLK, via the coding sequence ATGAAGGCCATTACTTATATTTCACATATTGATGAACTTGAATCACTGGATACTAGTAAATTCAGTGAGGTTATTCTTGCAACGCGATTATTCTCTCAGGTTGGAAAGCTAACAATAGATGAAATGCTTGAGATTATAGAAAAGTGTAAGGCCCAAAAAGTTAAGTATACTCTAGAGTGGGATATTCTTATGACGGAGAGCCGTTTTAAGATGTATCGTGAACAATTCAAAAAATATGCTGATTTAGGTTTTTCGAGTATTCGCTTAAGAGATCCTGGGGCCATTAATTTTATCTTAAATTCTTATGAGAACTTAAGTATTGACCTTTTACTTGATACTGGTGGGCATCACAATATTAAGGCCATCAAAGTTTGGAAGAATTTAGTTGGTGATCGTTTAAGAAAGATTATTCTTTCTATTGAGTTATCAAGCAATGTCGTAAAAGAATTTTGTCAGGAAATTAAGAGTTGGGGTGTGAAAACGGAACTTCTTGTTCTCGGGCGCATCCTACTATTTTATACACCACGAAATCTTGTTTCTCCTTTATACACTGATGAAGATTTAGAAGAATTTGAAAATAATGGTAAATATATAGAAGTCGCTGGCTCTAGTGAAGAATCTCCCCATAAAGGTTTTCCAATTATTGAAAATCAGCATGGGACTTTTATGTTTAACACGAAAGACCAGTACCTACTTGAATACTTAGATGAAATTGAAGAGTGTGGCGTTGATGATATTAGAATTGACGTAAGACACCTCGACAAGGAGTCTAAGTCCGTTGTCGATAAAACGATATCTCTTTGTGAGAACTTTAATAAGGAAGAAGCAAAAGAATTTAAGAATCAATATCCTAACAGTACAACTCGTGGCTTCTTTCATGTGAATAAATCAGATGTACTTTTTAAAAAGCTTAAGAATAAGAGAGTCCAACGTGAGGATCAAGGCTTCATTGGTGAAGTTGTGGATGTTGTTAAGAAATCTCATATTGCTATTCTTGTAAAAGGTATGAGAAATGAGGATATTGCTCTAAAAGTAGGTGATGAACTTAGACTTTCTACTCCAGATGGGAAAGAGAAGTTTACTAAAATTCATAAA